The proteins below are encoded in one region of Amycolatopsis magusensis:
- a CDS encoding sugar ABC transporter ATP-binding protein encodes MTDRAPLVAMTGISKSYGGVRAIRDAEFTVRAGEVHALLGENGAGKSTLMKVLAGEVGGYRGEIRIDGEPVRFGGPADAQRAGISMISQELDLVPALSVAENIFLGREPRTRLGTLDRRRMLTAARELLARTGVDLEPKRPVEHLRTGEQQLVTIAKALSLDARVLIMDEPTSALPPAEAEQLFRVIAELRASGAGIVYISHRMAEIGRLADRATVLRNGRVVAEFDAREMTAEQASEAMVGRRVDQLYGTGHGRADGLALLEVEHLAVRPRRPVPGRREPAGISLRVAEGEIVGLAGLLGSGRTELLETLYGVGTPGRWTGRVRLHGKEIHPKGPREALRHGIAFVPEDRRTSGLALEHSVLANTVLSVVGRIARFGVVPAARERRAAMSTAERLGITLSGLAAPAGSLSGGNQQKVVLGRNLLTEPALLLLDDPTRGVDVGAKAEIYRLLAEIAAQGVGVLLASSELAELTGVCDRVVVLREGRSVRELHTAEAGEAELLAASMGEAATLSGETG; translated from the coding sequence ATGACCGATCGGGCACCGCTGGTCGCCATGACGGGCATCAGCAAGTCCTACGGCGGGGTGCGCGCCATCCGGGACGCCGAGTTCACCGTGCGCGCCGGTGAGGTGCACGCGCTGCTCGGCGAGAACGGCGCCGGCAAGTCCACGCTGATGAAGGTGCTCGCCGGCGAGGTGGGCGGGTACCGGGGCGAGATCCGGATCGACGGGGAGCCGGTGCGCTTCGGCGGCCCGGCCGATGCCCAGCGCGCGGGCATCTCGATGATCTCGCAGGAACTGGACCTGGTTCCGGCGCTCTCGGTGGCGGAGAACATCTTCCTCGGCCGGGAACCACGCACCCGCCTCGGCACGCTCGACCGGCGGCGCATGCTCACGGCCGCGCGCGAGCTGCTCGCCCGCACCGGCGTCGACCTCGAGCCGAAACGGCCGGTGGAGCACCTGCGCACCGGGGAACAGCAACTGGTCACCATCGCCAAGGCGCTCTCGCTGGACGCCCGCGTGCTGATCATGGACGAGCCGACCTCCGCGCTCCCGCCCGCCGAAGCCGAGCAGTTGTTCCGGGTGATCGCCGAGCTGCGGGCGAGTGGTGCGGGCATCGTCTACATCTCGCACCGGATGGCGGAGATCGGCCGGCTTGCCGATCGCGCCACGGTGTTGCGCAACGGCCGGGTGGTCGCCGAGTTCGACGCCCGTGAAATGACCGCCGAGCAGGCGTCCGAAGCGATGGTGGGCCGCCGGGTGGACCAGCTCTACGGCACTGGACACGGCAGAGCGGACGGCCTCGCGTTGCTGGAGGTGGAGCACCTCGCGGTGCGTCCCCGGCGGCCGGTGCCCGGCAGGCGTGAACCCGCCGGGATCTCGCTGCGGGTGGCCGAAGGCGAGATCGTCGGCTTGGCCGGGCTCCTCGGTTCCGGGCGCACCGAGCTGCTGGAGACGTTGTACGGCGTGGGCACACCCGGCCGGTGGACGGGCCGTGTCCGTCTGCACGGCAAGGAGATCCATCCGAAGGGTCCGCGCGAAGCACTCCGGCACGGGATCGCGTTCGTGCCGGAGGACCGCCGCACGTCCGGGCTGGCGCTGGAGCATTCGGTGCTGGCGAACACGGTGCTGTCCGTGGTCGGCCGGATCGCGCGGTTCGGCGTGGTCCCCGCCGCACGGGAACGGCGGGCCGCGATGAGCACGGCCGAACGGCTCGGCATCACCCTGTCCGGCCTCGCCGCGCCTGCGGGCTCGCTGTCCGGCGGCAACCAGCAGAAGGTGGTGCTCGGCCGCAACCTGCTGACCGAACCGGCGTTGCTCCTGCTGGACGATCCGACCCGGGGGGTGGACGTTGGCGCGAAAGCGGAGATCTACCGGCTGCTGGCCGAAATCGCCGCGCAGGGCGTCGGCGTGCTGCTGGCATCGTCGGAACTCGCGGAACTGACGGGGGTGTGCGACCGGGTGGTGGTGCTGCGCGAGGGGCGGAGCGTGCGTGAACTGCACACCGCCGAAGCGGGCGAGGCCGAGCTGCTGGCCGCGTCGATGGGCGAGGCGGCCACACTTTCGGGGGAGACCGGATGA
- a CDS encoding ABC transporter permease, which translates to MTAWLFRFQSLFGLVLVFLAAVVFSPVRNGELLFLDSGNLFNVVRAMSEIGILAVGMTFVILIGGIDLSVGSVLGLASVGAAVLLVRQDFGVLPAVLAVLAAGLVFGLLQGVVTAKLGIQAFIVTLAGMQIARALARIFSGGQGVEIAYGDAPGRAPTAFSLLGERTFGGLVPVPALIFAVVAGLAAVLLRVTAFSRHVYAIGGNEKAARLSGVPVDRVKILVFGLCGLLAGLAGIVHAGQLNYGGPNDGSMAELDAIAAVVIGGASLSGGRGTVVGTVAGALLVGVLRNILTLNNVDSNVQLLIIGLVIVAAAGLQRLRPAAVG; encoded by the coding sequence ATGACCGCCTGGCTGTTCCGCTTCCAGAGCCTGTTCGGGCTGGTGCTGGTGTTCCTCGCGGCCGTGGTCTTCTCGCCGGTGCGCAACGGGGAACTGCTCTTCCTGGACAGCGGCAACCTGTTCAACGTGGTGCGCGCGATGTCGGAGATCGGCATCCTCGCCGTCGGCATGACGTTCGTGATCCTCATCGGCGGCATCGACCTCTCGGTCGGCTCGGTGCTCGGCCTGGCCAGCGTCGGCGCGGCGGTGCTCCTGGTGCGCCAGGACTTCGGCGTGCTGCCCGCGGTGCTGGCCGTGCTCGCCGCCGGGCTGGTCTTCGGGCTGCTGCAAGGCGTGGTCACCGCCAAACTGGGTATCCAGGCGTTCATCGTGACGCTGGCGGGGATGCAGATCGCGCGGGCGCTCGCCCGGATCTTCTCGGGTGGGCAGGGGGTGGAGATCGCGTACGGGGACGCACCCGGCCGCGCGCCGACGGCCTTCTCCCTGCTCGGCGAGCGCACGTTCGGCGGGCTGGTGCCCGTTCCGGCGCTGATCTTCGCCGTGGTCGCCGGGCTGGCCGCGGTCCTGCTGCGGGTCACCGCCTTCTCCCGCCACGTCTACGCCATCGGCGGCAACGAGAAGGCCGCACGGCTGTCGGGCGTGCCGGTGGACCGGGTGAAGATCCTGGTCTTCGGCCTGTGCGGGCTGCTCGCCGGGCTGGCCGGGATCGTGCACGCCGGCCAGCTGAACTACGGCGGTCCCAACGACGGGTCGATGGCGGAGCTGGACGCCATCGCGGCGGTGGTGATCGGCGGGGCGAGCCTGTCCGGCGGGCGGGGCACGGTGGTCGGTACGGTCGCCGGGGCGCTGCTGGTCGGGGTGCTGCGCAACATCCTGACGCTGAACAACGTCGACTCGAACGTCCAGCTGCTGATCATCGGACTGGTGATCGTGGCGGCCGCGGGCCTGCAGCGCCTGCGACCGGCCGCGGTGGGGTAA
- a CDS encoding substrate-binding domain-containing protein — MPIRKRGALALLLGTALVATVTTGCGTTSENADGKAEPKPCGGAGGKYTIGVSQANVAEPYRERMDADIRQAATAVPQFTVHFADAQQDNSKQVEQVENFITQQVDLLIISPNEASPLTSVVKKAYERGIPVLVLDRKVNGDAYTSFIGADNFDIGRRAGEFVAQTLLPGGGRVAELKGLAGSSPAKERSDGFRLGIGGKAIEVVASADGDWLRDRGRQQADALLKGTPGVQVVYAHNDPMGEGAYLAAQDAGLSGIQIVGIDGLPIEAGGIKAVEAGRLAATFVYPTGGKEAVDSARKILVDCQQVPKVQGLAIERVTKDNAAEVYARLNAGG; from the coding sequence ATGCCAATTCGCAAGCGTGGCGCGCTGGCGTTGCTGCTCGGCACGGCACTGGTGGCGACCGTGACGACGGGCTGCGGCACCACCAGCGAGAACGCGGACGGCAAGGCCGAGCCGAAACCGTGCGGCGGCGCGGGCGGCAAGTACACGATCGGGGTGAGCCAGGCCAACGTGGCCGAGCCGTACCGCGAGCGGATGGACGCCGACATCCGGCAGGCCGCCACCGCGGTGCCCCAGTTCACCGTCCACTTCGCCGACGCGCAGCAGGACAACTCCAAGCAGGTCGAGCAGGTGGAGAACTTCATCACCCAGCAGGTCGACCTGCTCATCATCAGCCCGAACGAGGCGAGCCCGCTGACCTCGGTGGTGAAGAAGGCCTACGAGCGCGGCATCCCGGTGCTGGTGCTGGACCGCAAGGTCAACGGTGACGCCTACACCTCGTTCATCGGCGCCGACAACTTCGACATCGGCCGCCGGGCGGGCGAGTTCGTCGCCCAGACGCTGCTGCCCGGCGGCGGCCGGGTGGCCGAGCTCAAGGGCCTGGCGGGCTCCAGCCCGGCCAAGGAACGCAGCGACGGGTTCAGGCTCGGCATCGGCGGCAAGGCCATCGAGGTCGTGGCCAGCGCCGACGGCGACTGGCTGCGCGACCGGGGCCGCCAGCAGGCCGACGCGCTGCTCAAGGGCACGCCCGGCGTCCAGGTGGTCTACGCGCACAACGACCCGATGGGCGAGGGCGCCTACCTCGCGGCGCAGGACGCCGGGCTGAGCGGGATCCAGATCGTCGGCATCGACGGGCTGCCGATCGAGGCCGGCGGCATCAAGGCGGTGGAGGCGGGCAGGCTGGCCGCCACCTTCGTCTACCCGACCGGGGGCAAGGAGGCGGTCGACTCGGCGCGCAAGATCCTGGTCGACTGCCAGCAGGTGCCGAAGGTGCAGGGCCTGGCGATCGAGCGGGTGACCAAGGACAACGCGGCCGAGGTCTACGCCCGCCTCAACGCCGGCGGCTGA
- a CDS encoding LacI family DNA-binding transcriptional regulator, whose translation MATISDVAARAGVSTATVSRALNGKSTVDPALAEKVREAAAALGYQPNGLARNLRRQETAVLALVISDVENPFFTAIARGVEDVAQTSGYSVVLCNSDENAEKERRYLDVALQERVAGVVLSPTGGGTDVSPLLGRGTPVVAVDRPLDAVDGDQVLVNTKCAADEATRHLIEGGYRRIGCLTGPEGVRTADDRLAGYRSAIADSDTQQETYFRRCELRTAHAKAATLDLLDADAPDALLVVNSTMAIGVLEALRERGLRPGRDVGLVSFDDAPWAALVDPPLTVVAQPAYEIGSIAARLLLDRIADSSRPPEARVLAAELIERGSSHR comes from the coding sequence ATGGCGACCATCAGCGACGTGGCGGCCAGGGCCGGGGTGTCCACCGCGACGGTGTCGAGGGCGCTCAACGGCAAGTCCACTGTGGACCCCGCGCTGGCGGAGAAGGTGCGCGAGGCCGCCGCCGCCCTCGGCTACCAGCCGAACGGGCTGGCCAGGAACCTGCGCCGCCAGGAAACCGCGGTGCTCGCGCTGGTGATCTCCGACGTGGAGAACCCGTTCTTCACCGCGATCGCCCGCGGCGTGGAGGACGTGGCGCAGACCTCGGGGTATTCGGTCGTGCTGTGCAACTCCGACGAGAACGCCGAGAAGGAACGCCGCTACCTGGACGTGGCGCTGCAGGAGCGGGTGGCCGGCGTGGTCCTCTCGCCCACCGGCGGCGGCACCGACGTCAGCCCGCTGCTCGGCCGCGGCACCCCGGTGGTCGCGGTGGACCGCCCGCTGGACGCGGTCGACGGCGACCAGGTGCTGGTCAACACGAAGTGCGCGGCCGACGAAGCGACCCGGCACCTCATCGAGGGCGGCTACCGGCGGATCGGCTGCCTCACCGGGCCGGAGGGCGTACGCACCGCGGACGACCGCCTGGCCGGCTACCGGAGCGCGATCGCCGACTCCGACACCCAGCAGGAGACCTACTTCCGCCGGTGCGAACTGCGTACCGCGCACGCGAAGGCGGCGACGCTGGACCTGCTCGACGCCGACGCGCCGGACGCGCTGCTCGTGGTCAACAGCACCATGGCCATCGGCGTGCTGGAAGCGTTGCGGGAGCGCGGGTTGCGGCCGGGGCGCGACGTCGGGCTGGTCAGCTTCGACGACGCGCCGTGGGCCGCGCTGGTGGACCCGCCGCTGACCGTGGTGGCCCAGCCCGCCTACGAGATCGGCAGCATCGCCGCGCGGCTGCTGCTCGACCGCATCGCCGACAGCTCCCGGCCGCCCGAGGCCAGGGTGCTGGCCGCCGAACTGATCGAACGCGGCAGCAGCCACCGGTGA
- a CDS encoding FGGY-family carbohydrate kinase, producing MVDGLLLGVDIGTASSKGVLVDPQGTIVARASRPHETSCPHPGWVEHDAESIWWRDFTAIAGELAAAAGDRPLAGLGVSGIGPVLLPADAEGRPLRPAVLYGVDTRASREIDELTEEFGAESIVERGGTVLSSQAVGPKWRWLARHEPAVFGASRLFLMASSYLVHRLTGEYVLDHHSASQADPMYDLRAADWAADWAEVVAPGIRLPRLCWPTEIAGTVTAAAAAETGLPEGLPVTAGTVDAWAEAASVGVTEPGDTMVMYGTTMFLIQLLADPSPHPGLWTTRGVRQGSYSLAAGMATSGAITDWLRKLAGHGFGELVSAAAEVPAGSRGLLMLPYFAGERTPLFDPDARGVIAGLTTGHGLGELYRAVLEGIAYGVRHNLEVMAEAGGAARRLVAVGGGVQGGLWTRIVSDVTGLEQEVPAETVGAALGDAYLAAVALGWSPDITAWNPVRSVVRPDAGRARVYDRFYQRYRALYPATSEIAHFLAAEQRAAE from the coding sequence GTGGTCGACGGGCTGCTGCTCGGGGTGGACATCGGCACGGCGAGTTCGAAGGGCGTGCTCGTTGATCCACAAGGGACGATCGTGGCCAGGGCCTCCCGGCCGCACGAGACCTCCTGCCCGCACCCGGGCTGGGTCGAGCACGACGCGGAGTCGATCTGGTGGCGTGACTTCACCGCGATCGCCGGTGAGCTGGCCGCCGCGGCGGGTGACCGGCCGCTGGCCGGGCTCGGCGTCAGCGGCATCGGCCCGGTGCTGCTGCCCGCGGACGCCGAGGGGAGGCCGCTGCGGCCCGCGGTGCTCTACGGCGTCGACACGCGGGCGAGCCGCGAGATCGACGAGCTGACCGAGGAGTTCGGTGCTGAGTCCATTGTGGAGCGCGGCGGCACGGTGCTGTCGTCGCAGGCGGTCGGGCCGAAGTGGCGCTGGCTGGCGCGGCACGAGCCGGCGGTGTTCGGCGCGTCGCGGTTGTTCCTGATGGCCAGTTCCTACCTGGTGCACCGGCTGACCGGGGAGTACGTGCTCGACCACCACTCCGCCAGCCAGGCCGACCCGATGTACGACCTGCGCGCGGCGGACTGGGCGGCGGACTGGGCCGAGGTGGTCGCGCCCGGCATCCGGCTGCCGCGGTTGTGCTGGCCGACCGAGATCGCCGGTACGGTCACCGCCGCCGCGGCCGCCGAAACCGGGCTGCCGGAGGGGCTCCCGGTCACCGCGGGCACGGTCGACGCCTGGGCGGAGGCGGCCAGCGTCGGCGTGACCGAGCCCGGCGACACCATGGTCATGTACGGCACGACCATGTTCCTGATCCAGCTGCTCGCCGATCCGAGCCCGCACCCCGGCCTGTGGACCACGCGCGGCGTGCGCCAGGGCAGCTATTCACTCGCCGCGGGCATGGCGACCTCCGGCGCGATCACCGACTGGCTGCGGAAGCTGGCCGGGCACGGGTTCGGCGAGCTGGTTTCGGCTGCCGCGGAGGTGCCCGCGGGCAGCCGCGGCCTGCTGATGCTGCCGTACTTCGCCGGGGAGCGCACCCCGTTGTTCGACCCCGACGCCCGAGGGGTGATCGCCGGGCTGACCACCGGGCACGGCCTCGGCGAGCTGTACCGCGCAGTGCTGGAGGGCATCGCGTACGGCGTCCGGCACAACCTCGAGGTGATGGCCGAGGCGGGTGGCGCGGCCCGGCGGCTGGTCGCCGTCGGCGGCGGTGTCCAAGGTGGACTGTGGACCCGGATCGTCAGCGATGTCACCGGCCTCGAGCAGGAAGTGCCCGCCGAGACGGTGGGCGCCGCGCTCGGTGACGCCTACCTGGCCGCGGTCGCGCTCGGCTGGTCACCCGACATCACGGCGTGGAACCCGGTGCGCTCGGTGGTCCGGCCCGACGCCGGGCGAGCACGCGTGTACGACCGCTTCTACCAGCGGTACCGCGCGCTCTACCCGGCCACCAGCGAGATCGCGCACTTCCTGGCCGCCGAGCAACGCGCGGCCGAATAG
- a CDS encoding aldo/keto reductase gives MIIPTRSLGGLDVSAIGFGAMVLSPGMYGEIDDETAANALNHAVDAGATLIDSSDGYGADGHNEKLIGNAVRGRRDEVVLATKFGFRVPEGAEAHTFPVNYSFGELAVNAEPRYVRGYAEQSLRNFGTDRIDLYYPHFPDPVVPIEDTVGAVAELVEAGLVRHLGLSNVDAEQLRLAHAVHPVSAVQAQWSMWQPIEPELLATARELGVGVVAWSPLGSGFLTGKVGAVSDSDFRSNIPRFDAEKLKTNNDKYAPVRAVAADLGVSPGQLALAWLLHQHPAVVPIPGSRTPAHITENLQAAEIELTGETLARVDDALREFAPAGEGSLR, from the coding sequence ATGATCATCCCCACCCGCTCGCTCGGCGGCCTCGACGTCTCCGCCATCGGTTTCGGCGCCATGGTGCTTTCGCCCGGTATGTACGGTGAGATCGACGACGAGACCGCCGCGAACGCGCTCAACCACGCCGTCGACGCCGGGGCCACGCTGATCGACTCCAGTGACGGTTACGGCGCCGACGGGCACAACGAGAAGCTCATCGGCAACGCCGTGCGCGGCCGTCGTGACGAGGTGGTGCTCGCCACCAAGTTCGGCTTCCGCGTGCCCGAAGGCGCCGAAGCACACACCTTCCCGGTGAACTACTCGTTCGGCGAACTCGCGGTCAACGCCGAACCCCGGTACGTCCGCGGGTACGCCGAGCAGAGCCTCCGCAACTTCGGCACCGACCGGATCGACCTGTACTACCCGCACTTCCCCGATCCCGTGGTGCCGATCGAGGACACCGTCGGCGCGGTGGCCGAACTGGTCGAGGCCGGCCTGGTCCGCCACCTCGGATTGTCCAATGTGGACGCCGAGCAGCTGCGGCTGGCGCACGCCGTGCACCCGGTCAGCGCGGTGCAGGCGCAGTGGTCGATGTGGCAGCCGATCGAGCCCGAACTGCTCGCCACCGCCCGTGAACTCGGCGTCGGCGTGGTCGCCTGGAGCCCGCTCGGCAGCGGCTTCCTCACCGGCAAGGTGGGCGCGGTCTCCGACTCGGACTTCCGCAGCAACATCCCGCGCTTCGACGCCGAGAAGCTGAAGACCAACAACGACAAGTACGCGCCGGTGCGCGCGGTCGCCGCGGACCTCGGAGTGAGCCCCGGGCAGCTCGCGCTGGCCTGGTTGCTGCACCAGCACCCGGCCGTGGTGCCGATCCCTGGTTCGCGGACGCCCGCGCACATCACCGAGAACCTCCAGGCAGCCGAGATCGAGCTCACCGGTGAGACGCTCGCGCGGGTCGACGACGCGCTGCGCGAGTTCGCCCCGGCGGGCGAGGGCAGCCTGCGCTGA
- a CDS encoding AraC family transcriptional regulator, whose product MMDGVYRELPAPAPLRSVVRCRWLSVSGRDEHEHGKRIVPDGCLDLIAGGGRVFVAGPDTAAWRSEMPAGTRLHGIRFRPGHAPRVLGVPADELRDQRIDLADLWGARGRAFTERVLNSPADLIDVVRETAAPDPVLDVVLARLDRGVPRVSAALTGLDLGARQFRRRFGAAVGYGPATYLRIARLQRAISLAEEVPDLATLAVGAGYADQAHLSRDCRELTGATPSVYFRSVQDRSVQDRGRPAALRSSA is encoded by the coding sequence ATGATGGACGGCGTGTACCGCGAACTGCCCGCACCCGCCCCACTGCGCTCGGTGGTGCGCTGTCGCTGGCTGTCCGTGTCCGGCCGGGACGAACACGAGCACGGCAAGCGGATCGTGCCGGACGGCTGCCTCGACCTGATCGCCGGTGGCGGCCGGGTTTTCGTCGCCGGGCCGGACACCGCGGCCTGGCGGTCGGAAATGCCCGCCGGTACGCGGTTGCACGGCATCCGTTTCCGCCCGGGGCACGCGCCGCGGGTGCTCGGAGTGCCCGCGGACGAACTGCGCGACCAGCGGATCGACCTGGCCGACCTGTGGGGTGCACGCGGGCGGGCGTTCACCGAGCGCGTGCTGAACTCCCCCGCCGACCTGATCGACGTGGTGCGCGAAACGGCCGCGCCGGATCCGGTGCTCGACGTGGTGCTCGCGCGGCTGGATCGCGGGGTGCCGCGGGTGTCGGCCGCGCTCACCGGCCTCGACCTGGGCGCGCGGCAGTTCCGCCGCCGCTTCGGGGCCGCGGTGGGGTACGGACCGGCGACCTACCTGCGGATCGCCCGGCTACAGCGGGCGATCTCGCTGGCGGAGGAGGTGCCGGACCTGGCCACGCTCGCCGTGGGCGCCGGGTATGCCGACCAGGCGCACCTGAGCCGCGACTGCCGCGAACTGACCGGCGCCACCCCATCGGTGTACTTCCGTTCTGTTCAAGACCGCTCTGTTCAAGACCGCGGCCGCCCGGCAGCCCTACGGTCGTCGGCATGA
- a CDS encoding threonine ammonia-lyase, which produces MDLVTIDDISDAAARIDGLVLRTPLIDNQRLSGEFGTRVLLKAENLQHSGSFKVRGALNALLSWQERGELPEGVVSFSAGNHAAAIAYAGKRLGVRVIVAMPSKPVPSKVANVERFGGEIVPTDDLAATLAELAEEHGYPILHPFDQPEVIAGQGTAGLELCADGPSPDLVLVPVGGGGLLSGVAAAVRKLAPAARVIGVEPATSNAMGQSLAAGEVVRIPNPSATVADGLTAPFAGQYTLPHVQAYVDEVVEVDEDAIHSAWRELIEASKLLVEPASAVCLAALRSGVVRAPEGGVTVLVISGGNADLSRLAGLG; this is translated from the coding sequence GTGGATCTGGTGACCATCGACGACATTTCCGATGCCGCGGCCCGCATCGACGGCCTCGTGCTGCGCACCCCGCTGATCGACAACCAGCGGCTCTCCGGGGAGTTCGGCACGCGGGTGCTGCTCAAGGCCGAAAACCTGCAGCACTCCGGCAGTTTCAAGGTCCGCGGGGCGCTGAACGCGCTGCTGTCCTGGCAGGAGCGAGGCGAACTGCCCGAAGGTGTGGTCAGTTTCTCGGCGGGCAACCACGCGGCGGCCATCGCGTACGCGGGCAAGCGGCTCGGCGTGCGCGTGATCGTCGCGATGCCGAGCAAGCCCGTGCCGTCGAAGGTGGCGAACGTCGAGCGCTTCGGCGGCGAGATCGTGCCGACCGACGATCTCGCCGCGACGCTGGCCGAACTCGCCGAGGAACACGGCTACCCCATCCTGCACCCGTTCGACCAGCCAGAAGTGATCGCCGGGCAGGGCACGGCCGGGCTGGAACTGTGCGCGGACGGGCCGTCGCCCGATCTGGTGCTCGTGCCGGTCGGCGGTGGCGGCCTGCTCAGCGGGGTGGCCGCCGCGGTCCGCAAGCTCGCGCCCGCGGCCCGCGTGATCGGCGTGGAACCCGCCACTTCGAACGCGATGGGCCAAAGCCTGGCGGCGGGTGAAGTGGTGCGGATCCCGAATCCATCGGCCACCGTCGCGGACGGGCTGACCGCGCCCTTCGCTGGTCAGTACACGCTGCCGCACGTCCAGGCCTACGTGGACGAGGTGGTCGAAGTGGACGAGGACGCGATCCACTCGGCGTGGCGGGAGCTGATCGAGGCGAGCAAGCTGCTGGTGGAGCCCGCGTCGGCGGTCTGCCTCGCGGCGCTGCGCTCGGGCGTGGTGCGGGCTCCGGAAGGCGGGGTGACCGTGCTGGTGATCTCGGGCGGCAACGCCGACCTGAGCAGGCTGGCCGGACTCGGCTGA
- a CDS encoding SDR family oxidoreductase has translation MRCLVTGATGYIGGRLVPSLLEAGHTVRCLVRDPAKLRDVPWAGEVEIVRGDVLDADSLHGATEGIDVLYYLVHSLSRKGFAGIDRRAALLTAEAARDRGVGRIVYLGGLEPDGELSEHLASRAEVGEIFLRSGVPTAVLRAAVILGSGSASFEMLRYLTERLPVMVVPKWAHNRVQPIAIRDVLRYLTGCADLPAEVNRAFDIGGPDVLTYQSMMRRYAEVSGLIRRVMVPAPVLTPRLSSHWVNIVTPVPRGIARPLIDSLVHEMVCRERDIARYVPDPPEGLVDYARAVELALARIRDAEVPTHWSGASVPDAPAEPLPSDPEWSGGSVYTDHRQSPCAASPEELWRVIEGVGGSNGWYSFPLAWAVRGWLDRLAGGVGLRRGRRDQHRLQLGEALDWWRVEAIERGGLLRLRAEMKVPGKAWLELAVEPAEHGSVYRQRAVFVPKGLAGHLYWWSVAPFHGLVFGGMVRNIVRTAERPKE, from the coding sequence ATGCGCTGTCTGGTCACCGGGGCGACCGGTTACATCGGAGGAAGGCTCGTGCCGAGCCTGCTCGAAGCGGGGCACACCGTGCGCTGCCTGGTGCGGGACCCGGCGAAGCTGCGGGACGTGCCGTGGGCGGGTGAGGTCGAGATCGTGCGCGGCGACGTGCTCGACGCGGACAGCCTGCACGGCGCGACCGAGGGCATCGACGTCCTCTACTACCTCGTGCATTCGTTGTCGCGCAAGGGTTTCGCCGGTATCGACCGGCGGGCCGCACTGCTCACCGCGGAAGCCGCGCGTGACCGGGGCGTCGGCCGCATCGTCTACCTCGGCGGGCTGGAGCCGGACGGGGAGCTTTCGGAGCACCTCGCGTCGCGCGCCGAGGTCGGGGAGATCTTCCTGCGGTCGGGGGTGCCCACGGCCGTGCTGCGGGCGGCGGTCATCCTCGGGTCGGGGTCGGCGAGCTTCGAGATGCTGCGGTACCTGACCGAACGGCTGCCGGTGATGGTGGTGCCGAAGTGGGCGCACAACCGGGTGCAGCCGATCGCCATCCGGGACGTGCTGCGGTACCTGACCGGCTGCGCGGACCTGCCCGCCGAGGTGAACCGGGCCTTCGACATCGGCGGCCCGGACGTGCTCACCTACCAGAGCATGATGCGCCGCTATGCCGAGGTTTCAGGATTAATCCGGCGCGTGATGGTCCCGGCACCCGTGTTGACGCCGCGGCTCTCGTCGCACTGGGTGAACATCGTGACGCCGGTCCCGCGCGGCATCGCCCGGCCGCTGATCGATTCACTGGTGCACGAAATGGTGTGCCGGGAGCGGGACATCGCGCGGTACGTGCCCGACCCGCCGGAGGGTTTGGTGGACTACGCCAGGGCCGTTGAGCTGGCCTTGGCCAGGATCCGGGACGCCGAGGTGCCGACCCACTGGTCGGGAGCCTCGGTGCCGGACGCGCCCGCCGAGCCGCTGCCCTCGGACCCGGAGTGGTCCGGCGGCTCGGTCTACACCGATCACCGGCAGTCACCTTGCGCGGCGTCCCCCGAGGAGTTGTGGCGGGTGATCGAGGGCGTCGGCGGCAGCAACGGCTGGTACTCGTTCCCGCTGGCCTGGGCGGTGCGCGGCTGGCTCGACCGGCTGGCGGGCGGGGTCGGGCTGCGGCGTGGCCGCCGTGACCAGCATCGGCTCCAGCTGGGTGAGGCATTGGACTGGTGGCGCGTCGAGGCCATCGAACGCGGCGGGCTGCTGCGGTTGCGGGCCGAGATGAAGGTGCCCGGGAAGGCGTGGCTGGAACTGGCCGTGGAGCCGGCGGAGCACGGCTCGGTGTACCGGCAGCGTGCGGTCTTCGTGCCGAAGGGACTGGCCGGGCACCTGTACTGGTGGTCGGTCGCGCCGTTCCACGGCCTGGTGTTCGGTGGCATGGTCCGCAACATCGTCCGTACCGCGGAACGCCCGAAAGAGTGA